Proteins from a genomic interval of Undibacterium parvum:
- a CDS encoding pyrimidine 5'-nucleotidase, with amino-acid sequence MSRATPIWLFDLDNTLHDASHAIFPAIAGNMNRYLADLLGDGLQPADEATVNAVRQQYWARYGATLLGVVKHHGVKAEDFLREAHRFDDLSSMIRAQRGVAHLLARLPGRKILLTNGPRQYSHQVLRHLGLHRHFSQHIAIEEMQVHGKLQPKPSPQFLRKLLAQLKVDARDCILVEDTLANLRTAKRLGLRTAWVTGYTQRAAHNNFAACADVTVKSVLHLARHARRLYHR; translated from the coding sequence ATGAGCAGAGCCACGCCGATCTGGCTATTTGATCTCGACAATACCCTGCACGATGCTAGTCACGCGATTTTTCCTGCCATTGCTGGCAATATGAATCGTTATCTGGCCGACTTACTCGGTGACGGTTTACAGCCTGCAGATGAAGCAACCGTGAATGCAGTGCGCCAACAATATTGGGCACGCTACGGTGCCACTTTATTGGGCGTGGTAAAGCACCACGGCGTCAAAGCTGAAGATTTTTTGCGGGAAGCACATCGCTTCGATGACCTGTCTTCTATGATCCGTGCCCAGCGCGGCGTGGCGCATCTGTTAGCTCGCTTACCTGGCCGAAAAATATTACTTACCAATGGTCCGCGCCAGTATTCGCATCAGGTATTGCGTCACCTAGGCTTGCATAGACATTTTTCTCAGCATATCGCGATAGAAGAAATGCAGGTGCATGGAAAATTACAGCCCAAGCCTTCACCACAATTTTTACGTAAATTGCTGGCACAGTTAAAGGTCGATGCGCGTGATTGTATTCTGGTTGAGGATACGCTAGCCAATTTGCGTACTGCCAAGCGCTTGGGCTTGCGCACTGCCTGGGTGACGGGTTACACGCAACGCGCCGCACATAATAATTTTGCCGCTTGTGCTGATGTCACAGTAAAATCCGTACTTCATTTGGCGCGACATGCTCGGCGCCTGTACCACCGCTGA